The following coding sequences lie in one Sinorhizobium fredii USDA 257 genomic window:
- the mraY gene encoding phospho-N-acetylmuramoyl-pentapeptide-transferase has translation MLIWLVELADHFQFFNLFRYITFRTGAALFTSALIVFLFGPAIISSLRIRQGKGQPIRADGPQTHFKKAGTPTMGGLMILAGIVGSALLWADLSSIYVVSTLLVTLGFGAIGFYDDYLKVTKQSDKGFSGKARLGIEFVIAAIAVFFMMQAAQSAGSAGSTFGSSLTFPFFKDLMLNLGYFFVLFGGFVIVGAGNAVNLTDGLDGLAIVPVMIASAAFGLIAYLAGNAVFANYLQIHFVPGTGELAVVLGAVIGAGLGFLWFNAPPAAIFMGDTGSLALGGLIGTVAVATKHEIVMIIIGGLFVIETLSVILQVFWFKRTGRRVFLMAPIHHHFEKKGWTESQIVIRFWIVAVILAMVGLSTLKLR, from the coding sequence ATGCTGATCTGGCTCGTGGAACTGGCGGACCACTTTCAATTCTTCAATCTCTTCCGCTACATCACTTTCCGCACGGGTGCAGCTCTCTTCACCTCCGCGCTGATCGTGTTCCTGTTCGGGCCGGCCATAATCTCGTCACTGCGCATTCGCCAGGGCAAGGGTCAGCCGATACGCGCCGACGGCCCGCAGACGCACTTCAAGAAGGCTGGCACGCCCACCATGGGCGGACTGATGATCCTCGCCGGCATCGTCGGCTCGGCACTGCTCTGGGCCGATCTCTCAAGCATTTATGTCGTGTCGACGCTGTTGGTAACGCTGGGCTTCGGCGCCATCGGCTTCTACGACGACTATCTCAAGGTCACCAAGCAGTCGGACAAAGGCTTTTCCGGCAAGGCGCGCCTCGGCATCGAATTCGTCATCGCAGCCATCGCGGTCTTCTTCATGATGCAGGCGGCGCAGTCTGCCGGTAGCGCGGGCTCGACCTTCGGCTCGTCGCTGACCTTCCCCTTCTTCAAGGACCTGATGCTCAATCTCGGCTATTTCTTCGTGCTTTTCGGTGGTTTCGTCATCGTCGGCGCCGGCAATGCCGTGAACCTGACGGACGGTCTCGATGGTCTCGCCATTGTGCCGGTGATGATCGCCTCCGCAGCCTTCGGACTGATCGCCTATCTCGCCGGTAACGCCGTGTTCGCCAACTATCTGCAGATCCATTTCGTGCCCGGCACCGGCGAACTCGCGGTCGTCCTCGGTGCCGTCATCGGCGCCGGCCTCGGCTTCCTCTGGTTCAATGCGCCGCCGGCGGCGATCTTCATGGGCGACACCGGTTCGCTTGCGCTCGGCGGCCTGATTGGCACCGTTGCCGTCGCGACCAAGCACGAGATCGTCATGATCATCATCGGCGGCCTCTTCGTCATCGAGACGCTTTCGGTGATCCTCCAGGTCTTCTGGTTCAAGCGCACTGGCAGGCGCGTCTTCCTGATGGCGCCTATCCACCACCACTTCGAGAAGAAGGGCTGGACGGAGAGCCAGATAGTGATCCGCTTCTGGATCGTCGCGGTCATTCTGGCGATGGTCGGTCTTTCGACCCTCAAGCTCAGGTAA
- the ftsW gene encoding putative lipid II flippase FtsW — protein MVSRAERGPVADWFWTIDRFFLATFILLMGVGFMLSFAASPPVAERLGLDSFHFVKRHAVFLLPSLVVMVGISFLSPRQVRRAAIILLAASLGMMVLVLFIGEEVKGSLRWISIAGISIQPSEFMKPAFVVVCAWLFAEHAKQPEIPGNLLSILLFGIVGALLVAQPDLGQTILTAAVWGGMFFMAGMPWLWIIVLAGAAAGGFFVAYTMLPHVAGRIDRFMTGEGDTFQVDTARDAIIRGDWFGRGPGEGIVKRIIPDSHTDFVFSVAAEEFGIVFCMVIVVIFAFLVMRGLNHAFRERNDFNRFAVAGLVLQIGIQSMINIGVNLELLPAKGMTLPLISYGGSSMVAICVTAGFVLALTRHRPEKRAVERSLFRSGVGVPAE, from the coding sequence ATGGTAAGCCGAGCCGAACGTGGCCCCGTGGCCGACTGGTTCTGGACGATAGACAGGTTCTTCCTGGCGACCTTCATCCTCCTGATGGGCGTCGGCTTCATGCTTTCCTTCGCGGCCAGCCCGCCGGTCGCCGAGCGGCTCGGGCTCGACAGCTTTCACTTCGTCAAGCGTCACGCGGTCTTCCTTCTCCCGTCGCTGGTGGTGATGGTGGGCATATCCTTTCTGTCGCCGCGACAGGTCAGGCGCGCGGCGATCATTCTCCTTGCTGCATCGCTCGGTATGATGGTTCTCGTCCTCTTCATCGGCGAAGAGGTCAAGGGCTCGCTCAGGTGGATTTCGATCGCCGGCATTTCGATTCAGCCGTCCGAGTTCATGAAGCCGGCCTTCGTCGTCGTTTGCGCCTGGCTTTTTGCCGAGCATGCGAAGCAGCCGGAAATCCCCGGCAACCTGCTGTCGATCCTGCTCTTCGGCATCGTCGGCGCGTTGCTTGTCGCCCAGCCGGACCTTGGCCAGACGATCCTCACTGCGGCGGTCTGGGGCGGCATGTTCTTCATGGCCGGCATGCCCTGGCTCTGGATCATCGTGCTGGCCGGGGCGGCCGCGGGCGGCTTCTTCGTCGCCTATACGATGCTGCCGCACGTCGCCGGCCGTATCGACCGGTTCATGACCGGTGAGGGCGATACGTTCCAGGTGGATACGGCGCGCGACGCGATCATCCGCGGCGACTGGTTCGGCCGGGGCCCGGGCGAGGGCATCGTCAAGCGCATCATCCCCGACAGCCACACTGACTTCGTCTTCTCGGTGGCGGCGGAGGAGTTCGGCATCGTCTTCTGCATGGTCATCGTGGTGATCTTCGCCTTCCTGGTCATGCGCGGGCTCAACCATGCTTTCCGCGAACGCAACGATTTCAACCGCTTTGCAGTCGCCGGCCTGGTGCTGCAGATTGGCATCCAGTCGATGATCAATATCGGCGTAAACCTGGAACTGCTTCCGGCCAAGGGCATGACCCTGCCGCTGATCTCCTATGGCGGCTCGTCGATGGTGGCGATCTGCGTGACCGCCGGATTCGTCCTGGCGCTCACCCGTCATCGGCCGGAGAAACGCGCGGTCGAGCGCAGCCTCTTTCGATCCGGCGTCGGCGTGCCGGCGGAGTAA
- a CDS encoding peptidoglycan D,D-transpeptidase FtsI family protein — translation MSFLSRIMVLKSKAHFSAGGNNRPAEAGVSVTFQGTRKKSASQAKSRVAIVIASFGIAYAVIGGRLVQYGVAQPETVSSIGRADNLLASRPDILDRNGEILATDIRTVSLYAEPHKIVDADEAVERLATVLPDLNAREIYNKLKSNSRFQWLRRQLTPKQQSEILALGIPGIGFRPEKRRFYPGGPTAAHILGHVNIDNRGVAGMERYIDSQGLADLAAIGMTSDAKLEPVKLSIDVRVQNIVRDVIDSGMKNYKAIAAGAVVMDVRTGEVLAMASVPDYDPNKPAEGAEEGWMNRMSNGTFEMGSTFKTFTIAMGLDSGKVTLNDSFDATAPIRIGGFTIKDFHGKRRVLTVPEIFQYSSNIGTAKVADLVGIPGHKEFLTRLGLLTKLPTELPEVKTPSQPREWKKISSITISFGHGVSTTPLQTAVAGAALVNGGKLIPPTFLPRTEEQASELATAVVKKSTSDDMRYLLRWNGIAGSGKRALVPGFNVGGKTGTADKVVNGRYANDLNFNAFLAAFPIDDPKYIVLTFIDAPKTGEGGGRTAGSNAAPMVRDIISRSAPLLGVEPKFGEDGSALLVSY, via the coding sequence ATGTCGTTTCTCTCCCGTATCATGGTGCTGAAGAGCAAGGCGCATTTCTCGGCCGGTGGCAACAACCGCCCCGCGGAGGCGGGCGTCAGCGTCACGTTCCAGGGCACGCGCAAGAAGAGCGCCAGCCAGGCGAAAAGCCGCGTTGCGATCGTCATTGCGAGCTTCGGCATCGCCTATGCGGTGATCGGCGGGCGGCTGGTGCAATACGGTGTCGCGCAGCCGGAGACGGTTTCCTCGATCGGGCGCGCCGACAACCTTTTGGCCTCGCGTCCCGACATCCTCGATCGCAACGGCGAGATTCTCGCGACCGACATCCGCACCGTGTCGCTCTATGCCGAGCCGCACAAGATCGTCGATGCCGACGAGGCGGTGGAGCGGCTCGCGACGGTTCTGCCCGACCTCAACGCGCGAGAGATCTACAACAAGCTCAAATCGAACTCGCGTTTCCAGTGGCTGCGCCGGCAATTGACGCCGAAGCAGCAGAGCGAAATCCTGGCGCTCGGTATTCCCGGGATCGGCTTCCGACCAGAGAAGCGCCGCTTCTATCCCGGCGGCCCGACGGCCGCTCATATCCTTGGACATGTCAACATCGACAACCGCGGCGTCGCCGGCATGGAGCGCTACATCGACAGCCAGGGGCTTGCCGATCTGGCGGCGATCGGCATGACCAGCGACGCCAAGCTCGAACCGGTCAAGCTCTCGATCGACGTGCGCGTCCAGAACATCGTGCGCGACGTCATCGATTCCGGCATGAAGAACTATAAGGCGATCGCCGCCGGCGCCGTCGTCATGGACGTGCGCACCGGCGAAGTGCTGGCGATGGCATCGGTGCCGGATTACGATCCGAACAAGCCCGCCGAAGGGGCCGAAGAGGGCTGGATGAACCGCATGTCGAACGGCACGTTCGAGATGGGTTCCACCTTCAAGACCTTCACCATCGCCATGGGTCTCGATTCCGGCAAGGTAACGCTCAACGACAGCTTCGACGCGACGGCGCCCATCCGCATCGGCGGCTTCACTATCAAGGACTTCCACGGTAAGCGCCGCGTGCTGACCGTGCCGGAGATCTTCCAGTATTCGTCCAACATCGGCACGGCCAAGGTCGCCGATCTCGTCGGCATTCCGGGGCATAAGGAATTCCTGACCCGCCTGGGCCTTCTCACGAAACTGCCGACGGAGCTTCCGGAGGTCAAAACGCCAAGCCAGCCGCGTGAGTGGAAGAAGATCAGCTCGATCACCATTTCCTTCGGTCATGGCGTCTCGACGACGCCATTGCAGACGGCGGTAGCCGGCGCTGCTCTGGTCAATGGCGGCAAGCTTATCCCGCCGACCTTCCTGCCGCGCACCGAGGAGCAGGCGAGCGAACTCGCCACTGCGGTCGTCAAGAAGAGCACGAGCGACGACATGCGCTACCTGCTTCGCTGGAATGGCATTGCCGGCTCCGGCAAGCGGGCGCTCGTCCCGGGCTTCAATGTCGGCGGCAAGACCGGCACGGCCGACAAGGTCGTCAATGGCCGCTACGCCAATGACCTGAACTTCAACGCCTTTCTGGCGGCGTTTCCGATCGACGATCCGAAGTACATCGTGCTGACCTTCATCGACGCGCCGAAGACCGGCGAGGGCGGCGGGCGCACCGCCGGCTCCAATGCCGCGCCGATGGTCCGCGACATTATCAGCCGCTCGGCGCCGCTGCTCGGTGTCGAACCGAAATTCGGAGAAGACGGTTCTGCCTTGCTTGTGTCTTATTGA
- a CDS encoding UDP-N-acetylmuramoyl-L-alanyl-D-glutamate--2,6-diaminopimelate ligase produces MKIRDLAGTTFPELLAQLKGNDAEIDIAGITADSRQVKPGDLFVAVAGTKANGAAYIADALSRGAAAVIAAKGSGGEAGTPVFELVEPRRFLAQAAARLYGRQPETMVAVTGTAGKTSVASFTRQIWAHSGLSAAMIGTTGVTAPGRNDYGSLTTPDPVSLHKLLAELADEGITHAAMEASSHGLDQSRLDGVRLAAAAFTNLGRDHMDYHPTVEHYMASKMRLFGALLPKGSPAVIFADDQWSTEAIAAARKAGHDVRTVGRNGDFISLKRVEHFRHKQSAEVHVGDDIFEIHVPLAGDFQVANALVAAGLAMSTGIAAKAAFSALEKLQGASGRLELVGQTKDGALAYVDYAHKPDALENVLESVRPFTTGRVIVVFGCGGDRDKGKRPIMGEVAARLADVVIVTDDNPRSEIPEVIRSEIMAGATGATEIADRAEAIRTAVGMLQTGDTLIVAGKGHEEGQTIGSVTLPFSDHAEVRKALGGL; encoded by the coding sequence ATGAAGATCAGGGACCTGGCGGGAACGACTTTCCCGGAACTTTTGGCGCAACTGAAGGGCAATGACGCGGAGATCGACATTGCCGGCATCACCGCCGACAGCCGGCAGGTCAAGCCGGGCGATCTTTTCGTGGCCGTCGCCGGCACGAAAGCGAATGGCGCCGCCTATATCGCCGACGCCCTGTCGCGCGGCGCGGCGGCGGTAATTGCCGCAAAGGGCTCTGGCGGGGAGGCCGGCACACCGGTCTTCGAGCTTGTCGAACCGCGTCGCTTCCTGGCACAGGCCGCGGCCCGCCTCTACGGGCGCCAGCCCGAGACGATGGTGGCGGTGACCGGCACTGCGGGGAAGACCTCGGTCGCCTCGTTTACGCGTCAGATCTGGGCGCATTCCGGGCTTTCGGCAGCGATGATCGGTACCACAGGCGTCACGGCGCCGGGACGCAACGACTATGGTTCGCTGACCACTCCGGACCCGGTGTCGCTTCACAAGCTGCTTGCCGAACTTGCCGACGAAGGCATTACCCACGCGGCGATGGAGGCCTCCAGCCACGGTCTCGACCAGAGCCGGCTCGATGGGGTTCGGCTCGCCGCCGCCGCCTTCACCAATCTCGGCCGCGACCATATGGACTACCACCCGACCGTCGAGCACTACATGGCCTCGAAGATGCGCCTCTTCGGCGCACTGTTGCCGAAAGGTTCGCCGGCGGTGATCTTTGCCGACGACCAATGGTCGACCGAGGCGATCGCCGCGGCCCGCAAGGCCGGGCACGACGTGCGCACCGTCGGCCGTAACGGCGATTTCATCAGCTTGAAGCGGGTCGAGCATTTCCGCCACAAGCAGTCGGCGGAAGTCCATGTCGGCGACGACATCTTCGAAATCCATGTGCCGCTCGCCGGCGATTTCCAGGTGGCCAATGCGCTTGTCGCCGCCGGCCTTGCGATGTCCACCGGGATCGCCGCCAAGGCGGCCTTCTCGGCGCTCGAAAAACTGCAGGGCGCCTCCGGTCGGCTGGAACTGGTGGGCCAGACGAAGGACGGCGCGCTTGCCTATGTGGACTACGCCCACAAGCCCGACGCGCTTGAAAACGTGCTCGAATCGGTGCGCCCGTTCACCACCGGACGGGTTATCGTCGTCTTCGGCTGCGGCGGCGACCGTGACAAGGGCAAGCGGCCGATCATGGGTGAAGTTGCCGCGCGGCTCGCCGACGTCGTCATCGTCACCGACGACAATCCGCGCTCGGAAATCCCCGAAGTGATCCGCTCGGAGATCATGGCCGGTGCCACAGGAGCGACCGAAATCGCCGACCGCGCCGAGGCTATCCGGACCGCCGTCGGCATGCTGCAAACCGGCGATACGCTGATAGTTGCCGGCAAGGGGCATGAGGAGGGGCAGACAATCGGCTCCGTGACGCTGCCATTCTCCGATCACGCGGAAGTACGCAAGGCGCTGGGAGGGCTGTGA
- a CDS encoding UDP-N-acetylmuramoylalanyl-D-glutamyl-2,6-diaminopimelate--D-alanyl-D-alanine ligase, which produces MSWLWTCSDLLAAMNGRPVGSLPDGIIGISIDSRTIAKGEAFFAIRGDRVDGHDYAGLALANGASLLVVSEGKLPALGRLIAPMIVVDDVLEAMIRLGCAARDRSAAKVIAVTGSVGKTTTKEMLRHVLSPLGRVHASVASFNNHWGVPLTLARMPETTDFGIFEIGMNHHGEIRPLTAMVRPHVAVVTSIAAAHLGNFASLDEIASAKAEIFEGVVKGGHAVINRDSPQFDLLERAAAAAGVGHIHAFGANPKSEYRLIEFAAGADRSVLWAGIGGRTLEVTIGAPGRHIAENALAVIAAAQLAGADLDRVVASLATMQPEKGRGLRHRLKIGAGHLTLIDESYNANPASMRAAISLLRDADPAAGGRRIAILGDMLEMGEHAAAVHAALAEPIVEAGIADVWLAGPDMAHLRDALPAEVTVVHREAVGDLTSYALGAVAAGDVVMVKSSKGTGCAKIVQALLDAYPEEKAEARGKYRGEV; this is translated from the coding sequence GTGAGCTGGCTCTGGACATGCAGCGATCTGCTTGCGGCCATGAATGGCCGCCCGGTCGGAAGCCTGCCGGATGGGATTATCGGCATCTCGATCGACAGCCGCACGATCGCCAAGGGCGAGGCCTTTTTCGCGATCAGGGGCGATCGGGTCGATGGACACGACTATGCCGGCCTCGCGCTTGCCAACGGCGCCTCGCTGCTCGTTGTCAGTGAAGGCAAGCTTCCGGCGCTCGGGCGGTTGATCGCGCCGATGATCGTCGTCGATGACGTCCTGGAGGCGATGATCCGCCTCGGCTGCGCCGCGCGCGACCGCAGTGCCGCGAAGGTCATCGCCGTCACCGGCTCGGTCGGCAAGACGACGACGAAGGAGATGCTGCGGCACGTTCTGTCGCCGCTCGGGCGCGTCCATGCCTCCGTCGCATCGTTCAACAATCATTGGGGTGTGCCGCTGACGCTTGCGCGGATGCCGGAGACGACCGATTTCGGCATCTTCGAGATCGGCATGAACCATCATGGCGAGATCCGGCCGTTGACCGCGATGGTACGTCCGCATGTGGCCGTCGTCACCAGCATTGCCGCTGCCCATCTCGGCAACTTCGCCAGTCTTGACGAGATCGCCTCGGCGAAGGCGGAGATCTTCGAGGGCGTCGTCAAGGGCGGCCATGCGGTGATCAACCGCGACAGTCCGCAGTTCGATCTCCTCGAAAGGGCAGCCGCGGCGGCAGGCGTTGGTCACATCCACGCCTTCGGCGCCAACCCAAAATCGGAATATCGGCTGATCGAGTTCGCCGCGGGCGCGGATCGATCCGTCCTCTGGGCCGGCATCGGCGGCCGAACACTGGAAGTCACGATCGGCGCTCCGGGAAGGCATATTGCCGAGAATGCCCTGGCGGTGATTGCCGCCGCGCAACTCGCCGGCGCTGACCTCGATCGCGTCGTTGCCTCGCTCGCGACCATGCAGCCTGAAAAGGGCCGGGGATTGCGGCACCGCCTGAAGATTGGCGCGGGTCACCTGACGCTGATCGACGAAAGCTACAATGCCAACCCGGCGTCGATGCGGGCGGCGATCTCCCTCCTGCGCGATGCCGATCCGGCGGCCGGCGGCCGCCGTATCGCGATTCTCGGCGACATGCTGGAGATGGGCGAGCACGCCGCGGCTGTACATGCCGCTTTGGCGGAGCCGATCGTAGAGGCGGGCATTGCCGACGTCTGGCTCGCCGGGCCCGACATGGCGCATCTGCGTGACGCTTTGCCGGCCGAGGTTACGGTCGTTCACCGCGAGGCGGTCGGAGATCTCACCTCTTACGCACTCGGCGCGGTTGCTGCCGGCGACGTGGTGATGGTCAAATCATCGAAGGGCACCGGCTGCGCCAAGATCGTTCAGGCTCTTCTCGATGCCTATCCCGAAGAGAAGGCCGAAGCGCGGGGGAAGTATAGAGGCGAAGTATAG
- the murD gene encoding UDP-N-acetylmuramoyl-L-alanine--D-glutamate ligase, which produces MIPVTTFKGRRVALFGLGGSGLATAEALVAGGAKVTAWDDNPDSVAKAAAAGIATADLRHVEWNAFAAFVLSPGVPLTHPKPHWTVDLAHQAGVEIIGDIELFVRERRAHAPECPFIAITGTNGKSTTTALIAHILKTSGRDTQLGGNIGRAVLTLDPPMAGRFYVVECSSYQIDLAPTLDPTAGILLNLTPDHLDRHGTMQHYADIKERLVAGSGTAVVGVDDSFSSLVADRVQRAGTRVVRISRRHVLADGIYAEGSSLMRAEGGSSARFADLSGIQTLRGGHNAQNAAAAVAACLAVGVDEQDIVNGLESFPGLKHRMQPIAKRGEIVFVNDSKATNADAAAPALSSYERIYWIAGGLPKEGGIASLTPFFPAIVKAYLIGEAAPAFAATLGEAVPYEISGTLEKAVAHAAADAARDRQGPGAVMLSPACASFDQYKNFEMRGDAFVGHVAALEGVTMLI; this is translated from the coding sequence ATGATCCCCGTCACCACATTCAAGGGCAGGAGGGTCGCGCTCTTCGGCCTCGGCGGTTCTGGGCTGGCGACGGCCGAGGCGCTGGTAGCGGGCGGCGCAAAGGTCACCGCCTGGGACGACAACCCCGACAGCGTCGCCAAGGCGGCCGCGGCAGGCATCGCAACGGCGGATTTGCGCCATGTCGAGTGGAACGCTTTCGCCGCTTTCGTGCTTTCGCCGGGCGTGCCGCTGACGCATCCGAAGCCGCACTGGACCGTCGATCTCGCCCACCAAGCCGGTGTCGAGATCATCGGCGACATCGAGCTGTTCGTGCGCGAGCGGCGCGCCCATGCGCCCGAATGCCCTTTCATCGCCATCACCGGCACCAACGGCAAATCGACGACGACGGCGCTGATCGCCCATATCCTGAAGACCAGCGGACGGGACACCCAGCTTGGCGGCAATATTGGTAGGGCCGTGCTGACGCTCGATCCGCCGATGGCGGGGCGCTTCTACGTGGTCGAGTGCTCATCCTATCAGATCGACCTTGCGCCGACGCTTGACCCCACGGCGGGAATTCTTCTCAACCTGACCCCCGACCATTTGGACCGGCACGGTACCATGCAGCACTATGCCGACATCAAGGAACGATTGGTGGCGGGAAGCGGCACGGCCGTGGTCGGCGTCGACGACAGTTTCTCGAGCCTGGTCGCCGACCGCGTGCAGCGGGCCGGAACCCGGGTCGTGCGCATCTCGCGCCGTCATGTACTGGCCGATGGGATCTATGCCGAAGGGTCGTCACTCATGCGGGCCGAGGGCGGCTCGTCGGCGCGCTTCGCCGACCTTTCCGGCATCCAGACGCTGCGGGGCGGACACAACGCCCAGAATGCGGCGGCGGCCGTTGCCGCCTGCCTTGCCGTCGGTGTCGACGAGCAGGACATCGTCAACGGGCTTGAGAGCTTTCCCGGCCTCAAGCACCGGATGCAGCCGATCGCGAAGAGAGGCGAAATCGTCTTCGTCAATGACAGCAAGGCGACAAATGCCGATGCGGCGGCCCCGGCACTTTCGAGTTACGAGCGGATCTATTGGATCGCTGGCGGACTGCCGAAGGAAGGCGGGATTGCCTCGCTGACGCCGTTCTTCCCGGCGATCGTCAAGGCCTACCTGATCGGTGAGGCGGCGCCCGCATTCGCGGCGACGCTCGGCGAAGCGGTACCCTACGAGATTTCCGGCACCTTGGAAAAGGCGGTCGCACACGCGGCGGCAGATGCGGCGCGCGATCGCCAGGGTCCTGGCGCCGTGATGCTTTCCCCGGCTTGCGCAAGCTTCGACCAGTATAAGAATTTCGAGATGCGGGGCGATGCCTTTGTCGGCCATGTGGCGGCGCTCGAAGGCGTGACCATGCTCATCTGA
- the ftsL gene encoding cell division protein FtsL, with protein sequence MLRTLDIVLIVIMTGAATVTYTIKHQAENKLEEVRRLDAAIKLEEDTIDLLKADWALLTQPNRLERLVGAFAVDLQLTPTPSTQLARPEELPMLKADVPPPEEGKDKKGKGKKDDGVAAVINADNIETGSVAR encoded by the coding sequence ATGCTCAGAACGCTGGATATCGTGCTGATTGTCATCATGACGGGGGCCGCCACGGTCACCTACACGATCAAGCACCAGGCCGAGAACAAGCTCGAGGAGGTCCGCAGACTTGATGCTGCGATCAAGCTCGAGGAGGACACGATCGACCTGCTCAAGGCCGACTGGGCGTTGCTGACCCAGCCCAACCGGCTGGAGCGGCTCGTCGGCGCCTTCGCCGTCGACCTGCAGCTCACGCCGACGCCCTCGACACAACTCGCCAGACCCGAGGAACTGCCGATGCTGAAGGCGGATGTGCCGCCTCCGGAGGAGGGCAAGGACAAGAAGGGGAAAGGCAAGAAGGACGATGGCGTCGCCGCCGTCATCAATGCCGATAATATCGAAACAGGTTCGGTGGCGCGCTGA
- the murG gene encoding undecaprenyldiphospho-muramoylpentapeptide beta-N-acetylglucosaminyltransferase: protein MDKGIIFLAAGGTGGHLFPAEALAHELKAAGYAVHLVTDSRAERYAGKFPAEEVHVVPSATISLKNPIKLAQSAWKLWTGLRAARRLIARHKPKAVVGFGGYPTVPPLLAATGMSVPSLIHEQNAVMGRANKLLASRVQAIAGGFLPEGVGEFAAKTVTTGNPVRPAVLEAASVAYAAPDGGPFHLVVFGGSQGAQFFSKAVPQAICRLDDAQRRRLKVTQQARPEDREGVAAAYDKLGIPAEVSPFFTDMAARIASAQLVVCRSGASTVSEVSVIGRPAILVPYPYALDHDQAANAAALAAKGGARVIAQEELSAERLAGILSDAMNTPGALAQMAANARETGKPDAARLLASLVEAIASGSTVAKFKEART, encoded by the coding sequence ATGGACAAGGGCATCATTTTTCTCGCCGCCGGGGGGACCGGCGGGCACCTCTTTCCCGCGGAGGCGCTTGCGCATGAACTGAAGGCGGCGGGCTATGCCGTGCATCTCGTGACCGATAGCCGTGCCGAGCGCTATGCCGGAAAATTCCCGGCCGAGGAGGTGCATGTCGTGCCTTCCGCCACGATCAGCTTGAAGAATCCGATCAAGTTGGCGCAATCGGCCTGGAAGCTCTGGACGGGTTTACGCGCCGCGCGGCGCCTGATTGCCCGCCACAAGCCCAAGGCGGTCGTGGGGTTCGGCGGCTATCCGACGGTGCCTCCGCTGTTGGCCGCGACCGGCATGAGTGTTCCGTCGCTCATTCACGAACAGAATGCCGTCATGGGGCGTGCCAACAAGTTGCTCGCGTCGCGGGTACAGGCGATTGCCGGTGGCTTTCTTCCCGAAGGGGTCGGAGAGTTCGCGGCGAAGACGGTGACGACCGGAAACCCGGTCCGCCCCGCCGTATTGGAGGCGGCCAGCGTCGCCTACGCGGCGCCGGACGGCGGGCCGTTCCATCTCGTCGTCTTCGGCGGCAGCCAGGGGGCACAATTCTTCTCGAAGGCGGTGCCGCAGGCGATCTGCCGGCTCGACGACGCTCAGCGCCGGCGGCTCAAGGTGACGCAGCAGGCGCGGCCGGAAGACCGGGAGGGTGTCGCCGCCGCCTACGACAAGCTCGGAATTCCGGCCGAGGTGTCACCCTTCTTCACCGACATGGCCGCCCGCATCGCATCGGCGCAACTGGTGGTCTGCCGTTCCGGCGCCTCGACCGTTTCCGAGGTGTCGGTGATCGGCCGTCCGGCCATTCTCGTTCCCTATCCTTACGCGCTCGACCACGATCAGGCAGCGAATGCCGCGGCGCTTGCCGCCAAGGGCGGAGCGCGGGTCATCGCCCAGGAGGAGCTCAGCGCCGAACGGCTGGCCGGCATCCTCTCCGACGCCATGAACACCCCTGGGGCGCTGGCGCAGATGGCGGCGAACGCCCGCGAAACCGGGAAACCGGATGCCGCGCGCTTGCTTGCATCCCTGGTAGAGGCTATTGCCAGCGGCTCGACAGTCGCCAAATTCAAGGAAGCACGCACATGA